A genomic region of Arachis hypogaea cultivar Tifrunner chromosome 5, arahy.Tifrunner.gnm2.J5K5, whole genome shotgun sequence contains the following coding sequences:
- the LOC112800814 gene encoding protein IQ-DOMAIN 22 produces MGKATKWFRGLFGLRRSSDSAPPPSTAAPKPHKDKRRWSFVNSYRENKNLHQHRHQVRLHASSAHDPAIEVVAAAGLKSSGSGSGSGGRSAVSREEWAAVKIQAAFRGCLARRALRALKGLVKLQALVRGHIERKRTAQWLQRMQTLLRAQARARACRAQILQAPHFHVPATPEKFETPVRSSSMEYNHSPSVLKRNGSRSHVTIGNREIERSWTQRRSWTRTCSMDDERSAGIFEIDSGKAHKNSKRGNLFDSTSQPLVSDHYRQSFATTRDSTSHQSGHSPYSCEVEENSVCDAVNFTYTPTKSDGSNRSYLSSGCCEYYLSYMAYTESSKAKVRSLSAPKQRLQYERCGSFNRFSQTQRVSSTMRASFTSKAYPGSGHLDNLGLPLGYRY; encoded by the exons ATGGGTAAGGCAACAAAATGGTTTCGCGGGCTTTTTGGTCTCAGAAGGTCTTCTGACTCTGCACCACCACCCTCTACCGCCGCTCCAAAACCACACAAAGACAAACGCCGTTGGAGCTTCGTTAATTCTTACAGAGAGAATAAGAACCTCCACCAACATCGCCATCAAGTACGACTCCATGCTTCTTCTGCTCATGACCCTGCCATCGAGGTGGTAGCCGCCGCTGGACTCAAAAGCAGCGGCAGCGGCAGCGGCAGCGGCGGCAGAAGTGCCGTCTCTCGCGAAGAATGGGCAGCCGTTAAGATTCAGGCGGCGTTTCGAGGCTGTTTG GCAAGGAGAGCACTAAGAGCCTTAAAAGGATTGGTGAAGCTGCAAGCGTTGGTGAGAGGTCACATTGAGAGGAAGCGCACTGCACAGTGGCTGCAAAGAATGCAAACTCTCTTACGAGCTCAGGCCCGTGCCCGTGCCTGCCGGGCCCAAATTTTGCAGGCCCCTCACTTCCAT GTTCCAGCAACACCAGAGAAATTTGAAACACCAGTCCGTTCTTCCAGCATGGAATATAATCACTCGCCATCAGTACTcaag AGAAATGGTTCTAGATCCCATGTCACCATTGGCAATCGAGAGATAGAACGATCGTGGACGCAACGAAGATCATGGACAAGGACTTGTAGCATGGATGATGAAAGAAGCGCGGGGATTTTCGAAATTGACTCTGGAAAAGCACACAAAAATTCGAAACGCGGAAATCTCTTCGACTCGACGAGTCAGCCATTGGTTTCAGATCATTACAGGCAGAGTTTCGCCACCACAAGGGACTCAACATCTCATCAATCGGGTCATAGTCCATATTCCTGTGAAGTTGAGGAGAATTCAGTGTGTGATGCTGTCAATTTTACTTATACTCCCACAAAGAGTGACGGCTCTAATAGAAGCTACCTAAGTAGTGGTTGTTGTGAGTACTATCTAAGTTACATGGCTTACACTGAATCTTCCAAAGCCAAGGTAAGATCTTTGAGTGCACCAAAACAAAGACTCCAATATGAGAGGTGTGGTTCATTCAATAGGTTCTCGCAAACACAAAGGGTATCATCTACAATGCGTGCAAGCTTCACTAGCAAAGCCTATCCAGGTTCTGGGCATTTGGACAACCTTGGATTGCCCCTCGGATATAGATACTGA